The proteins below are encoded in one region of Dehalococcoidia bacterium:
- a CDS encoding cytochrome c3 family protein gives MYFCTDCHLPASLDDAVTIFRDGTCICLACHRRDQPKAVPEDVRRAVEALLAALDAA, from the coding sequence ATGTACTTCTGCACCGATTGCCATCTGCCGGCCAGCCTCGACGATGCCGTGACGATTTTTCGCGACGGCACCTGCATCTGCCTTGCCTGCCACCGCCGCGATCAGCCGAAAGCCGTGCCCGAGGATGTGCGCCGGGCGGTTGAGGCGCTGCTTGCGGCGCTCGACGCGGCTTAG
- a CDS encoding cupin domain-containing protein, which translates to MRGSIQDVPVVMELDGIVIRQTECGTMNVGLERFPAGTDTEPVFKGLPDDRCQCPHWGYVVKGRLRVRYADREETLRAGDAYYLAPGHLPIFDEDTELIEFSPLGEYQRTMAVVAQNVAAAQQAAGAPS; encoded by the coding sequence ATGCGCGGCTCGATTCAGGACGTGCCGGTGGTGATGGAACTGGATGGAATCGTGATCCGTCAGACCGAGTGTGGCACGATGAACGTCGGCCTGGAGCGGTTTCCCGCGGGCACGGACACGGAGCCGGTCTTCAAAGGGCTACCCGACGACCGCTGCCAGTGCCCGCATTGGGGCTACGTGGTGAAGGGTCGGCTGCGCGTCCGTTACGCCGACCGCGAGGAGACACTCCGCGCGGGCGACGCCTACTACCTGGCGCCCGGTCACCTGCCGATCTTCGATGAGGATACCGAGCTGATCGAGTTCAGCCCGCTGGGCGAGTACCAGAGGACGATGGCGGTCGTGGCGCAGAACGTGGCCGCGGCGCAGCAGGCCGCCGGAGCGCCGTCGTAG